One Streptomyces sp. V4I8 genomic window carries:
- the upp gene encoding uracil phosphoribosyltransferase has protein sequence MRLHVVDHPLVAHKLTTLRDQRTDSATFRRLADELVTLLAYEATRDVRTEAVDITTPVTGTTGVKLSHPRPLVVPILRAGLGMLDGMVRLLPTAEVGFLGMIRNEETLEASTYASRMPEDLSGRQVYVLDPMLATGGTLVAAIHELIKRGADDVTAVVLLAAPEGVELMERELAGTPVTVVTAAVDDHLNEHGYIVPGLGDAGDRLYGAAE, from the coding sequence ATGCGTCTCCACGTCGTCGACCACCCCCTGGTCGCCCACAAGCTCACCACGCTGCGCGACCAGCGCACCGACTCCGCGACCTTCCGTCGGCTCGCCGACGAGCTGGTCACCCTGCTCGCCTACGAGGCCACGCGGGACGTGCGCACCGAAGCGGTCGACATCACGACCCCGGTCACCGGGACCACCGGCGTCAAGCTCTCCCACCCGCGCCCGCTGGTGGTGCCGATCCTGCGCGCCGGCCTCGGCATGCTGGACGGCATGGTCCGGCTGCTGCCGACCGCCGAGGTGGGCTTCCTGGGCATGATCCGCAACGAGGAGACGCTCGAGGCCTCCACGTACGCCTCGCGGATGCCGGAGGACCTCTCCGGCCGTCAGGTGTACGTCCTGGACCCGATGCTCGCCACGGGCGGCACGCTGGTCGCGGCGATCCACGAGCTCATCAAGCGGGGCGCGGACGATGTGACGGCCGTGGTGCTGCTGGCCGCGCCCGAGGGCGTCGAGTTGATGGAGCGCGAGCTGGCGGGGACGCCGGTGACCGTGGTGACGGCCGCGGTGGACGACCACCTGAACGAGCACGGGTACATCGTGCCGGGGCTGGGGGACGCGGGGGACCGCCTTTACGGGGCGGCCGAGTAA
- a CDS encoding siderophore-interacting protein, with protein sequence MGQGHGWEGAVLKLLRAKDFVFTVTGAEDVTPHYRRVHLTDGGMLAVTGVHPTMWVRLWFDNAGRPHQRAYTLVDADPAAGTFSLEFALHEGCASDWARAAKPGDTIEATIHGTGFEQPEPAPSHVFAIADPASLPALNSLLTALDSSPATVWFEGGEQDGLPFRTTPSRHDIRTLPRRDAGAHLVAQVKEALPDLLKGTPDPYVWIACDTATTRALTSYVRKELGLPKQRVNALGYWRA encoded by the coding sequence ATGGGGCAGGGGCACGGCTGGGAGGGCGCGGTCCTGAAACTGCTGCGCGCGAAGGACTTCGTCTTCACGGTGACCGGTGCCGAGGACGTCACACCGCACTACCGCCGCGTGCACCTCACGGACGGCGGCATGCTCGCGGTGACCGGTGTCCACCCCACCATGTGGGTCCGCCTGTGGTTCGACAACGCGGGCAGGCCGCACCAGCGCGCCTACACCCTGGTCGACGCGGACCCCGCGGCCGGCACCTTCAGCCTGGAGTTCGCCCTGCACGAGGGGTGCGCCAGCGACTGGGCGCGGGCGGCGAAGCCCGGCGACACGATCGAGGCGACCATCCACGGCACGGGATTCGAGCAGCCCGAGCCCGCCCCCTCCCATGTCTTCGCCATCGCGGACCCGGCCTCCCTCCCCGCCCTCAACTCCCTCCTCACCGCCCTGGACTCGTCCCCGGCCACGGTGTGGTTCGAGGGCGGCGAACAGGACGGCCTGCCCTTCCGCACCACCCCCTCCCGCCACGACATACGGACGCTGCCGAGGCGCGACGCCGGAGCCCACCTGGTCGCCCAGGTGAAGGAGGCCCTGCCCGACCTCCTCAAGGGCACCCCCGACCCGTACGTCTGGATCGCCTGCGACACGGCGACGACCCGGGCCCTCACGTCGTACGTCCGCAAGGAACTGGGCCTGCCGAAGCAGCGCGTGAACGCGCTGGGGTACTGGCGCGCCTGA
- a CDS encoding RNA polymerase sigma factor SigF has product MDHEVELTVPASTAPQAPTQEDTPAPTPPRSRGADTRALTQVLFGELKELTPGTPEHNRVRGALIEANLPLVRYAAARFRSRNEPMEDVIQVGTIGLINAIDRFDPDRGVQFPTFAMPTVVGEIKRYFRDNVRTVHVPRRLHELWVQVNSATEDLTTSFGRTPTTAEIAERLRITEDEVLSCIEAGRSYHATSLEAAQEGDGLPGLLDRLGYEDPALDGVEHRDLVRHLLVQLPEREQRILLLRYYSNLTQSQISAELGVSQMHVSRLLARSFQRLRSANRIDA; this is encoded by the coding sequence ATGGATCACGAGGTGGAGTTGACCGTGCCGGCCAGTACTGCGCCTCAAGCCCCGACCCAGGAGGACACCCCCGCGCCCACGCCGCCCCGCAGCCGCGGCGCGGACACCCGGGCGCTCACCCAGGTGCTTTTCGGGGAGCTCAAGGAGTTGACGCCGGGCACGCCGGAGCACAACCGCGTGCGCGGGGCGCTCATCGAGGCCAACCTCCCGCTCGTGCGCTACGCGGCCGCCCGCTTCCGCTCCCGCAACGAGCCGATGGAGGACGTGATCCAGGTCGGCACGATCGGGCTCATCAACGCCATCGACCGCTTCGACCCGGACCGGGGCGTGCAGTTCCCGACGTTCGCGATGCCGACCGTCGTCGGCGAGATCAAGCGCTACTTCCGCGACAACGTCCGCACGGTCCACGTACCGCGCCGGCTGCACGAGCTGTGGGTCCAGGTCAACAGCGCGACCGAGGACCTGACGACCAGCTTCGGGCGCACGCCCACCACCGCCGAGATCGCCGAGCGGCTGCGCATCACCGAGGACGAGGTGCTGTCCTGCATCGAGGCCGGACGGTCGTACCACGCGACCTCGCTGGAGGCCGCACAGGAGGGCGACGGGCTGCCCGGGCTGCTGGACCGGCTGGGCTACGAGGACCCCGCCCTGGACGGCGTGGAGCACCGCGACCTCGTCCGGCACCTGCTGGTGCAGCTCCCCGAGCGCGAGCAGAGAATCCTTCTTCTGCGCTACTACAGCAACCTCACCCAGTCGCAAATCAGTGCGGAACTCGGGGTCTCCCAGATGCACGTTTCGAGGCTACTCGCGCGTAGCTTCCAGCGATTGCGTTCGGCGAACCGGATCGACGCGTAA
- a CDS encoding helicase HerA-like domain-containing protein — MSDRESTPKAGPGTVPPSAAPEARGSAPALPQEALEIAAGYAFAGPALDLGALLWDGDCLPDAQIRIPLAMLNRHGLVAGATGTGKTKTLQLIAEQLSAQGVPVFLADVKGDLSGLAAPGQSNDKIRSRASEVHQEWTATGFPAEFYALGGIGRGIPVRATITSFGPVLLAKVLQLNRTQEQSLGLIFHYADTKGLELVDLKDLRAVVAFLTSDEGKAELKNIGGLSTATAGVILRSLTAFEAQGMAGFFGEPEFDTGEFLRSAPDGRGVVSVLELPAVQDRPRLFSTFLMWLLADLFHDLPEVGDVDRPKLVFFLDEAHLLFDDASKAFLDSITQTVRLIRSKGVGVFFVTQTPKDVPAEVLGQLGNRVQHALRAFTPDDQKALKATVKTFPDSAYDLEELLTGLGTGEAVVTVLSEKGAPTPVAATRLRAPQSLMGPVEAGALERAVTASALYGRYAQAVDRESAYERLEASRGAKGPDELREAATAGERSAGERKAGEHRAREQKEQPSVVEQVVGSGMFKSLARSIGTQIGREITRSVFGTARRRR, encoded by the coding sequence ATGAGCGATCGAGAGAGCACGCCCAAGGCCGGCCCCGGCACCGTGCCGCCCTCCGCGGCTCCGGAGGCGCGGGGCAGTGCGCCCGCCCTTCCGCAGGAGGCCCTGGAGATCGCCGCCGGGTACGCCTTCGCCGGTCCCGCCCTCGATCTGGGAGCCCTTCTCTGGGACGGCGACTGCCTGCCCGACGCGCAGATCCGCATCCCGTTGGCCATGCTCAACCGGCACGGACTGGTCGCGGGTGCCACCGGTACCGGCAAGACCAAGACGCTCCAGCTGATCGCCGAACAGTTGTCGGCACAGGGTGTGCCGGTGTTCCTGGCGGACGTCAAGGGCGATCTGTCCGGGCTCGCGGCGCCGGGGCAGTCGAACGACAAGATCCGCAGCCGTGCTTCCGAGGTGCACCAGGAGTGGACGGCGACCGGCTTCCCCGCGGAGTTCTACGCCCTCGGCGGCATCGGCCGAGGCATCCCCGTACGCGCCACGATCACCAGCTTCGGCCCGGTGCTGCTGGCCAAGGTCCTCCAGCTCAACCGGACCCAGGAACAGTCCCTCGGCCTGATCTTCCACTACGCCGACACCAAGGGCCTGGAGCTGGTCGACCTCAAGGACCTCAGGGCGGTCGTCGCCTTCCTGACCTCGGACGAGGGCAAGGCGGAACTGAAGAACATCGGTGGGCTCTCGACCGCCACGGCCGGGGTGATCCTGCGTTCCCTCACCGCCTTCGAGGCACAGGGCATGGCCGGCTTCTTCGGGGAGCCGGAGTTCGACACGGGCGAGTTCCTGCGGTCGGCGCCGGACGGGCGGGGCGTGGTGTCGGTCCTCGAACTGCCCGCCGTACAGGACAGGCCGCGGCTGTTCTCGACCTTCCTGATGTGGCTGCTCGCCGACCTCTTCCACGATCTGCCCGAGGTCGGGGACGTCGACAGGCCGAAGCTCGTGTTCTTCCTCGACGAGGCGCATCTGCTGTTCGACGACGCGTCGAAGGCTTTCCTCGACTCGATCACACAGACCGTGCGGCTGATTCGCTCGAAAGGGGTCGGCGTCTTCTTCGTGACGCAGACACCGAAGGACGTACCCGCCGAGGTGCTCGGCCAGCTGGGCAACCGCGTCCAGCACGCGCTGCGCGCCTTCACCCCGGACGATCAGAAGGCGCTCAAGGCCACGGTGAAGACCTTCCCCGACTCGGCGTACGACCTGGAGGAGCTCCTCACCGGCCTCGGCACCGGTGAGGCCGTGGTGACCGTGCTGAGCGAGAAGGGCGCCCCGACGCCGGTCGCCGCGACCCGGCTGCGGGCCCCCCAGTCACTGATGGGGCCGGTGGAGGCGGGCGCGCTGGAGCGGGCGGTGACGGCGTCCGCGCTGTACGGGCGGTATGCACAGGCTGTGGACAGGGAGTCGGCGTACGAGAGGCTGGAGGCGTCCCGCGGCGCGAAGGGGCCGGACGAGCTGCGCGAGGCGGCGACGGCCGGGGAGCGGAGCGCCGGCGAACGCAAGGCCGGGGAGCACAGGGCCAGGGAGCAGAAGGAGCAGCCGTCCGTCGTGGAACAGGTCGTCGGGAGCGGCATGTTCAAGTCCCTGGCTCGGTCGATCGGTACGCAGATCGGGCGGGAGATCACCCGATCGGTCTTCGGTACGGCGCGGCGGAGGCGGTGA
- a CDS encoding Dabb family protein: MIRHLVLFKLNEGVRRDDPRVVEGVEAFRSLEGKISEIRHWELGWNVSDRPIAYDFAINSAFEDAAALRAYAEHPEHQAGVKLWREFATWVIADYEF; the protein is encoded by the coding sequence ATGATCCGCCACCTGGTCCTCTTCAAGCTCAACGAGGGCGTCCGGCGCGACGACCCCCGGGTCGTGGAGGGTGTCGAGGCCTTCCGGTCGCTCGAGGGCAAGATCTCCGAGATCCGGCACTGGGAGCTCGGCTGGAACGTCAGCGACCGCCCCATCGCCTACGACTTCGCGATCAACTCCGCCTTCGAGGACGCGGCCGCCCTGCGCGCGTACGCGGAGCACCCGGAGCACCAGGCGGGCGTCAAGCTGTGGCGGGAGTTCGCCACCTGGGTGATCGCCGACTACGAATTCTGA
- a CDS encoding GNAT family N-acetyltransferase: MSELPTVVREPVRASVGEPVHEEVVEGFGTVRIRPLAAHADADIVHGWVTEERASFWGMNGLTRDQVAEIYAHMDTLDTHHAFLVLRDSDPVALLQTYEPEADRVSECYDVRPGDIGVHLLLAPAGAGGGRPGWTSALLTVVMSYVFLTLDRQRVVVDPDVRNEKAVARFLRQGFSAGPAVVLPEVDLPEVYLPRKDAQLAFLDRGVAFPA, from the coding sequence ATGTCTGAGCTGCCCACGGTCGTCAGGGAACCCGTACGCGCATCCGTAGGCGAACCGGTTCACGAGGAAGTGGTCGAGGGCTTCGGCACCGTCCGCATCCGGCCCCTCGCCGCACACGCCGACGCCGACATCGTCCACGGCTGGGTCACCGAGGAACGGGCCTCCTTCTGGGGGATGAACGGCCTGACCAGGGACCAGGTGGCCGAGATCTACGCCCACATGGACACCCTCGACACCCACCACGCCTTCCTGGTCCTGCGGGACTCCGACCCGGTCGCGCTCCTCCAGACGTACGAGCCGGAGGCCGACCGCGTCAGCGAGTGCTACGATGTCCGCCCCGGCGACATCGGCGTCCACCTGCTGCTGGCGCCCGCCGGTGCCGGGGGTGGGCGGCCCGGTTGGACCTCGGCGCTCCTGACGGTCGTGATGTCGTACGTCTTCCTCACCCTGGACCGGCAGCGGGTCGTGGTGGACCCCGACGTGCGCAACGAGAAGGCCGTCGCCCGTTTTCTCAGGCAGGGCTTCTCCGCGGGCCCGGCGGTCGTGCTGCCCGAGGTCGACCTCCCGGAGGTGTACCTACCGCGGAAGGACGCCCAACTGGCCTTCCTCGACCGGGGGGTAGCCTTCCCGGCGTGA
- a CDS encoding penicillin acylase family protein: MTGEIFRDAWGIPHLRADDAMALARVQGRVTALDRAWQLEVERHRSQGTSASFLGAEALPWDRFVRRARLDDTARRCFAELERRDPESAGWVRAYVDGVNEGLAEGARRTPEFARTGLAPGRWEPWTPLGVWLGIHILFAGFPAKLWREQVVRHLGADAVQLFATDGPATSGSNGWLVSGERTVTGHPIIAGDPHRFIEEPGVYQQIHLSCPEFDVIGLAVPGIPGIAHFGHTGTVAWAITNAMADYQDLYRERLRRTGAGVEALDPDGVWRRAARHTEVVEVAGEEPVEVEVIETGRGPVVIGGPEGLPDVQEGFSVGFEESEGSEGLPRPLDDDAPPRLAVTLRYPPRVTSDLGFSALLPLLRARRVADVDRAVDLWAEPVNVVQAADTEGGLLHRVAGKVPVRSAANRVRLVAAWEPGHDWQGWHETPRGGLVDGVAAMANQRGIAAPLGIEFAPPHRADRITALLGEKERWSAADMPAIHMDTQLASAAPLLDLLRSVDTLSTEAARVRETLLGWDRRMDADSEAAAVYAAVRGAVVRRLAAHPAFAALSVPPAYPEVLLPWLALLPRVGFACEHLLRAEELFGIDRAETVRAAVEEVAAELPTGARRGTWGDTHRLAPWRALADPSYDAPGLSGDHDCVLCTSAVPGLTDLSARGPAARYVWDLADREAGRWVVPLGASGIPGSPHHRDQLPLWLGGDLVPVVTDFTKLQKESDV, from the coding sequence GTGACCGGCGAGATCTTCCGTGATGCCTGGGGCATTCCGCATCTTCGCGCGGACGACGCGATGGCACTCGCCCGGGTGCAGGGCCGCGTCACCGCCCTCGACCGCGCCTGGCAGCTGGAGGTGGAACGGCACCGCTCCCAGGGCACGTCCGCGTCCTTCCTCGGAGCGGAAGCCCTGCCCTGGGACCGGTTCGTCAGACGGGCCCGCCTCGACGACACGGCGAGACGTTGCTTCGCCGAACTGGAGAGACGGGACCCGGAGTCGGCGGGGTGGGTGCGGGCGTACGTCGACGGGGTGAACGAGGGACTGGCCGAGGGCGCCCGCCGTACGCCGGAGTTCGCGCGGACCGGGCTCGCCCCCGGCCGCTGGGAGCCCTGGACCCCGCTCGGGGTCTGGCTCGGTATCCACATCCTCTTCGCCGGCTTCCCGGCCAAGCTCTGGCGTGAGCAGGTCGTACGGCATCTCGGCGCCGACGCGGTCCAGCTGTTCGCCACCGACGGGCCGGCCACCTCCGGCAGCAACGGCTGGCTCGTGAGCGGGGAGCGGACCGTCACCGGACATCCGATCATCGCCGGTGACCCGCACCGCTTCATCGAGGAACCCGGCGTCTACCAGCAGATCCACCTCTCCTGCCCCGAGTTCGACGTCATCGGCCTCGCCGTCCCGGGCATCCCCGGCATCGCCCACTTCGGCCACACCGGCACGGTCGCCTGGGCCATCACCAACGCCATGGCCGACTACCAGGACCTGTACCGGGAGCGGTTGCGGCGTACCGGGGCGGGGGTGGAGGCCCTGGACCCGGACGGGGTGTGGCGGCGCGCCGCGCGGCACACCGAGGTCGTGGAGGTCGCGGGGGAGGAGCCGGTCGAGGTCGAGGTGATCGAGACGGGGCGGGGGCCGGTGGTGATCGGGGGGCCGGAGGGGCTCCCTGATGTGCAGGAAGGTTTCTCCGTGGGGTTCGAAGAGTCCGAAGGGTCCGAAGGGCTCCCCCGCCCCCTGGACGACGACGCCCCGCCCCGCCTCGCCGTCACCCTCCGCTACCCACCCCGCGTCACCTCCGACCTCGGTTTCAGCGCCCTCCTCCCCCTCCTCCGCGCCCGCCGCGTCGCCGACGTCGACCGTGCCGTCGACCTTTGGGCCGAGCCCGTCAACGTCGTCCAGGCCGCCGACACCGAGGGCGGCCTGCTGCACCGCGTCGCCGGGAAGGTGCCGGTGCGGTCCGCGGCCAACCGCGTCCGGCTCGTCGCCGCCTGGGAGCCCGGCCACGACTGGCAGGGCTGGCACGAGACGCCCCGGGGCGGGCTCGTCGACGGCGTCGCCGCCATGGCCAACCAGCGCGGCATCGCCGCACCCCTGGGCATCGAGTTCGCCCCGCCGCACCGCGCCGACCGCATCACGGCCCTGCTGGGGGAGAAGGAGCGCTGGTCGGCCGCCGACATGCCGGCGATCCACATGGACACCCAACTGGCCTCCGCCGCACCCCTGCTGGACCTCCTGCGCTCCGTCGACACCCTCAGCACCGAGGCCGCCCGCGTCCGGGAGACCCTCCTGGGCTGGGACCGCCGTATGGACGCGGACAGCGAGGCGGCCGCCGTGTACGCGGCGGTGCGCGGCGCGGTCGTACGGCGACTGGCCGCGCACCCGGCCTTCGCCGCGCTGTCCGTCCCGCCCGCCTACCCGGAAGTCCTCCTCCCCTGGCTGGCCCTGCTCCCCCGCGTCGGTTTCGCCTGCGAACACCTCCTGCGCGCCGAGGAGTTGTTCGGCATCGACCGCGCCGAGACCGTCCGCGCGGCGGTCGAGGAGGTGGCCGCGGAGCTGCCCACCGGAGCCCGGCGCGGCACCTGGGGCGACACCCACCGCCTCGCCCCGTGGCGGGCGCTGGCCGACCCGTCGTACGACGCACCCGGCCTCTCCGGCGACCACGACTGCGTGCTGTGCACCTCGGCCGTACCCGGCCTCACCGACCTGAGCGCGCGCGGCCCCGCCGCCCGCTACGTCTGGGACCTGGCCGACCGCGAGGCCGGCCGCTGGGTGGTCCCGCTGGGCGCCTCCGGCATCCCCGGTTCACCCCACCACCGTGACCAACTCCCCCTGTGGCTCGGGGGAGACCTGGTCCCGGTCGTCACCGATTTCACCAAGCTCCAGAAGGAGTCCGATGTCTGA
- the tadA gene encoding tRNA adenosine(34) deaminase TadA — protein sequence MRLALDEAELAVRGGDVPVGAVVLSADGTTVLAVGHNEREATGDPTAHAEVLAIRRAAAKAGEWRLAGCTLVVTLEPCTMCAGAIVQSRVDRVVYGARDEKAGAAGSLWDVVRDRRLNHRPEVIEGVLAEDCARILTEFFRDR from the coding sequence ATGCGGCTCGCCCTGGACGAGGCCGAACTGGCCGTCCGGGGCGGGGACGTCCCCGTCGGCGCCGTCGTGCTGTCCGCCGACGGTACGACCGTGCTCGCCGTCGGCCACAACGAGCGCGAGGCGACCGGCGACCCGACCGCCCATGCCGAGGTCCTGGCGATCCGGCGGGCGGCGGCGAAGGCCGGGGAGTGGCGGCTCGCCGGCTGCACGCTCGTCGTCACGCTGGAGCCCTGCACCATGTGTGCGGGCGCGATCGTGCAGTCCCGGGTCGACCGGGTCGTGTACGGCGCCCGGGACGAGAAGGCCGGCGCGGCGGGCTCCCTCTGGGACGTCGTACGCGACCGGCGGCTCAACCACCGGCCCGAGGTGATCGAGGGCGTGCTCGCCGAGGACTGCGCCCGGATTCTCACCGAGTTCTTCCGGGACCGGTGA
- a CDS encoding HdeD family acid-resistance protein → MTEPPTGSPWGRDYDDRRVHAGQPPGAGPGPGTGRGAGAGTAHEPEPAFEGPLHALSRAAWQVVLGTGVCSLILGVLVLVWPGAPLFVSGVLFGLYLLISGVFQLVSAFGTHRTTSLRVLAFISGTLSVVLGLFCFRRPMQSILLLALWIGIGWLIRGITQTLAAASDKSMPARGWQIFLGIVTVIGGIVLIDSPIESVTVLMWLGGCWLVVVGVVEIALALRIRGRARQVPHEL, encoded by the coding sequence ATGACCGAGCCACCGACCGGCTCCCCCTGGGGCCGGGACTACGACGACCGGCGGGTCCATGCCGGGCAGCCGCCCGGGGCGGGGCCGGGTCCGGGCACAGGCAGAGGTGCGGGCGCGGGTACGGCCCATGAGCCCGAGCCGGCCTTCGAAGGCCCCCTGCACGCCCTCTCCCGCGCCGCCTGGCAGGTAGTCCTCGGCACCGGCGTCTGCTCGCTGATCCTGGGCGTCCTGGTCCTGGTCTGGCCGGGCGCCCCGCTCTTCGTCTCCGGGGTGCTCTTTGGCCTCTACCTCCTGATCAGCGGCGTGTTCCAGCTGGTGTCGGCCTTCGGCACGCACCGGACGACCTCGCTGCGGGTGCTGGCGTTCATCAGCGGCACCCTGTCGGTCGTCCTCGGTCTGTTCTGCTTCCGCCGCCCGATGCAGTCGATCCTGCTGCTCGCCCTGTGGATCGGCATCGGCTGGCTCATCCGCGGTATCACCCAGACCCTGGCCGCCGCCTCCGACAAGTCCATGCCGGCGCGCGGGTGGCAGATCTTCCTGGGGATCGTCACCGTCATCGGCGGCATCGTGCTGATCGACTCCCCGATCGAGTCGGTCACCGTGCTGATGTGGCTCGGCGGGTGCTGGCTGGTGGTGGTCGGCGTCGTCGAGATCGCCCTCGCGCTCCGGATCCGGGGGCGGGCCCGCCAGGTCCCGCACGAGCTGTGA
- a CDS encoding LytR C-terminal domain-containing protein produces the protein MGGRYRIKGDKYPRMRRPRRRGRLVAVTVASAAAVGLIGWGTLQLIDVFTGGGDASAAPRADCGTRATPSATASAPAALPEPGKVTVNVFNATTRSGLAKQTADELKKRGFKIGDVGNATKEYDKKVKGTALLLGPAASLNTSLPVLATQLGTAERRTDAARKNATVDLIIGDKFRELTKKADADKALTALANPKPTPGASKNAC, from the coding sequence ATGGGCGGCCGGTACCGGATCAAGGGGGACAAGTACCCGCGGATGCGCCGTCCCCGGCGCCGCGGCAGGCTCGTCGCCGTCACCGTCGCCTCCGCCGCAGCGGTCGGCCTGATCGGCTGGGGCACTCTGCAGCTCATCGACGTCTTCACCGGCGGCGGAGACGCCTCGGCGGCCCCGAGGGCCGACTGCGGGACCAGGGCGACGCCCTCGGCCACGGCTTCCGCCCCCGCGGCGCTGCCCGAGCCGGGCAAGGTCACCGTCAACGTCTTCAACGCCACGACCCGCAGCGGCCTCGCCAAGCAGACCGCGGACGAGTTGAAGAAGCGCGGCTTCAAGATCGGTGACGTGGGCAACGCGACCAAGGAGTACGACAAGAAGGTCAAGGGCACCGCACTCCTGCTGGGTCCGGCCGCGTCCCTGAACACCTCGCTGCCCGTCCTCGCCACCCAGCTCGGCACCGCCGAACGCCGCACCGACGCCGCCCGCAAGAACGCGACCGTCGACCTGATCATCGGCGACAAGTTCAGGGAGCTCACGAAGAAGGCGGACGCCGACAAGGCACTGACCGCACTGGCCAACCCGAAGCCGACGCCCGGCGCCTCGAAGAACGCCTGCTGA
- a CDS encoding type II toxin-antitoxin system VapB family antitoxin, with the protein MIFKRIGNGRPYPDHGRESTRQWADVAPRPVRLDQLVTTKGQLDLETLLAEDSTFYGDLFAHVVKWQGDLYLEDGLHRAVRAALQQRQVLHARVLELD; encoded by the coding sequence GTGATCTTCAAGCGCATCGGAAACGGCCGGCCGTACCCCGACCACGGCCGGGAAAGCACCCGGCAGTGGGCGGACGTCGCGCCGCGCCCGGTCCGCCTCGATCAGCTCGTGACGACCAAGGGTCAGCTCGATCTGGAAACGCTGCTCGCCGAGGACTCCACGTTCTACGGCGACCTCTTCGCGCACGTCGTGAAGTGGCAGGGCGACCTGTATCTGGAGGACGGCCTCCACCGGGCGGTGCGGGCGGCGCTCCAGCAGCGCCAGGTGCTGCACGCGAGAGTCCTGGAACTGGACTGA
- a CDS encoding SDR family NAD(P)-dependent oxidoreductase has product MSGRGLLEGQVALITGAGGGIGRGIATRFAAEGAAVVLHCRTAVGAADEVARTVRKSGGRALVLQADLTDEGACRALVAGAAEWGGGRLTALVNNAGVQPTRELSGMTVADWRAVVDTNLSSVFACTQAAAEVMREQEGGGSVTHIASIEASHPAPLHAHYSASKAAVVTHARAAALEYGPFGVRVNTVSPGLIHREGLEEAWPEGVRRWERAAPAGRLGRPEDVGDACVFLASGLASWISGHDLVVDGGVSARPTW; this is encoded by the coding sequence ATGAGCGGACGCGGACTCCTCGAAGGACAGGTCGCCCTCATCACGGGCGCGGGCGGCGGCATCGGGCGGGGAATCGCCACGCGGTTCGCGGCGGAGGGGGCGGCGGTCGTGCTGCACTGCCGTACGGCGGTGGGGGCGGCCGACGAAGTGGCGCGCACTGTCCGGAAGTCGGGCGGGCGGGCTCTCGTCCTGCAGGCCGACCTGACCGACGAGGGGGCGTGCCGGGCGCTGGTCGCCGGGGCCGCCGAGTGGGGCGGTGGCCGGCTGACGGCGCTGGTCAACAACGCGGGCGTCCAGCCGACGCGGGAGCTGTCCGGGATGACGGTGGCGGACTGGCGGGCGGTCGTGGACACCAACCTGTCGAGCGTCTTCGCGTGCACGCAGGCCGCGGCCGAGGTCATGCGAGAGCAGGAGGGGGGCGGTTCGGTGACCCACATCGCCTCCATCGAGGCGAGCCACCCCGCCCCGTTGCACGCCCACTACTCCGCCTCCAAGGCAGCGGTGGTGACGCACGCCCGGGCGGCCGCCCTGGAGTACGGCCCCTTCGGCGTCCGCGTGAACACCGTCTCGCCCGGGCTGATCCACCGGGAAGGGCTGGAGGAGGCCTGGCCGGAGGGAGTGCGGCGCTGGGAACGGGCGGCACCGGCCGGGAGGTTGGGGCGGCCGGAGGACGTGGGGGACGCGTGCGTGTTCCTGGCGTCGGGGCTGGCGTCGTGGATCTCCGGGCACGATCTGGTGGTGGACGGCGGGGTGTCGGCTCGGCCGACGTGGTGA
- a CDS encoding cupin domain-containing protein codes for MTPEDLVAHYALEPIPREGGLFRRTWAGPELADGRPQGSAIVVLLTADDFSALHRLPSDEVWHFYLGDPLELLLLAPDGTSRTAVLGPDLLRGQHIQLTVPAGTWMGARVLTGGSWTFFGCTMAPGFTYEGYEHGDLADLTARYPSEAARIAALCRP; via the coding sequence GTGACACCTGAAGACCTCGTCGCGCACTACGCACTGGAGCCGATCCCGCGAGAGGGCGGGCTGTTCCGCCGCACCTGGGCGGGACCGGAGCTGGCCGACGGGCGCCCGCAGGGGTCGGCGATAGTCGTGCTGCTCACCGCGGACGACTTCTCGGCCCTGCACCGCCTGCCGTCCGACGAGGTCTGGCACTTCTATCTCGGCGACCCCCTGGAGCTCCTGCTCCTCGCGCCCGACGGCACGTCCCGCACGGCCGTGCTCGGCCCCGACCTCCTGCGAGGCCAGCACATCCAGCTCACCGTGCCCGCCGGTACCTGGATGGGCGCGCGGGTGCTGACGGGCGGATCCTGGACCTTCTTCGGCTGCACGATGGCGCCCGGCTTCACCTACGAGGGCTACGAGCACGGCGACCTGGCGGACCTGACGGCGCGCTATCCCTCCGAGGCCGCGCGTATCGCGGCACTGTGCCGTCCATGA